From Corvus cornix cornix isolate S_Up_H32 chromosome 6, ASM73873v5, whole genome shotgun sequence, one genomic window encodes:
- the EGR2 gene encoding E3 SUMO-protein ligase EGR2 → MMTAKAVDKIPVTLGGFVHQLPEGIYPADDISAALPTSVAIFPNADLAGPFDQMSGVAGDGMINVDMGDKRALDLPYGGGFAPNAPASRNQTFTYMGKFSIDPQYPGAGCYPEGIINIVSAGILQGVSTPSSAASSAASSASSAASSATAASATSPNPLAGALGCTMAQGQPADLEHLYSPPPPPYSGCGDLYPQDPSSAFLPAAGGGALPFPPPPSYPSPKAAAADGGLFTMIPEYGGFFPPPQCQRELHAGPDRKPFPCPLDSLRVPPPLTPLSTIRNFTMGAPPAGAAPGSAPGSGGGEGAGARLPAGAYSPHHLPLRPILRPRKYPNRPSKTPVHERPYPCPAEGCDRRFSRSDELTRHIRIHTGHKPFQCRICMRNFSRSDHLTTHIRTHTGEKPFACDFCGRKFARSDERKRHTKIHLRQKERKGAAATGGCPQPGGGSGAAALAPCAARTRTP, encoded by the exons ATGATGACAGCCAAGGCGGTGGACAAGATCCCGGTGACCCTCGGTGGGTTCGTGCACCAGCTCCCCGAGGGCATTTACCCCGCGGATGACATCTCCGCTGCGCTGCCAACTTCGGTCGCGATCTTCCCCAATGCCGACCTGGCAGGGCCGTTTGACCAGATGAGCGGTGTGGCAGGAG ACGGCATGATCAACGTGGACATGGGCGACAAGCGGGCCCTGGACCTGCCCTACGGTGGCGGCTTCGCGCCCAACGCCCCGGCTTCCCGCAACCAGACCTTCACCTACATGGGCAAATTCTCCATCGACCCGCAGTACCCTGGCGCCGGTTGCTACCCCGAGGGCATCATCAACATCGTGAGCGCGGGGATCCTGCAGGGGGTCAGCACGCCCTCCTCCGCCGCCTCCTCCGCCgcctcctccgcctcctccgCCGCCTCCTCGGCCACCGCTGCCTCCGCCACCTCCCCCAACCCGCTGGCCGGGGCCCTCGGCTGCACCATGGCACAGGGCCAGCCAGCCGACCTGGAGCATCTCTACTCGCCTCCGCCGCCGCCCTACTCGGGCTGCGGTGACCTGTACCCGCAAGACCCCTCTTCGGCTTTCCTGCCCGCCGCCGGCGGCGGGGCACTGCCTTTTCCCCCGCCGCCCTCCTACCCCTCACCGAAGGCGGCGGCGGCCGACGGCGGGCTCTTCACAATGATCCCCGAGTACGGCGGCTTCTTCCCGCCGCCTCAGTGCCAGCGGGAGCTGCACGCCGGCCCCGACCGCaagcccttcccctgccccctCGACTCGCTCCGCGTCCCGCCGCCCCTCACGCCGCTTTCCACCATCCGCAACTTCACGATGGGGGCGCCCCCGGCGGGCGCCGCCCCCGGCAGCGCTCCCGGCAGCGGCGGGGGCGAGGGTGCGGGCGCCCGGCTGCCCGCCGGCGCCTACAGTCCCCACCACCTGCCGCTGCGGCCCATCCTGCGGCCCCGCAAGTACCCCAATCGGCCCAGCAAGACGCCGGTCCACGAGCGGCCCTACCCGTGCCCCGCCGAGGGCTGCGACCGCCGCTTCTCCCGCTCCGACGAGCTCACCCGGCACATCCGCATCCACACGGGCCACAAGCCCTTCCAGTGCCGTATCTGCATGCGGAACTTCAGCCGCAGCGACCACCTCACCACCCACATCCGCACGCACACCGGCGAGAAGCCCTTCGCCTGCGACTTCTGCGGCAGGAAGTTCGCCCGGTCCGACGAGAGGAAGCGGCACACCAAGATTCACCTGCGCCAGAAGGAACGGAAAGGAGCCGCCGCCACCGGCGGGTGCCCGCAACCCGGCGGAGGGAGCGGTGCCGCCGCCCTGGCCCCCTGCGCGGCGCGGACGCGGACGCCCTGA